One region of Mucilaginibacter gotjawali genomic DNA includes:
- a CDS encoding LbetaH domain-containing protein: MKVANILRKLSWWYHAAKTLLFYRVFLKKCDGNFVIINPIIFTQQHCIIGKNVFIRNNARIEGVDHYEHTRFYPLIQIGENVSIEQNVHLTCADKIIIGSNTAIASNVTITDINHCYTDINLPPEKQPLQVNAVTIGTNCKIYNNAVILPGTILGTHNIVGANSVVSGVFPDYCVIAGAPAKIVKRHNPSTKNWEKVNQSGEFIN, from the coding sequence ATGAAAGTAGCAAACATTTTAAGGAAACTCTCGTGGTGGTATCACGCTGCTAAAACGCTTCTGTTTTATCGCGTGTTTTTAAAAAAGTGTGATGGAAATTTCGTTATTATAAACCCTATTATTTTCACACAACAACATTGCATTATAGGGAAAAATGTTTTTATCAGAAACAATGCACGGATAGAGGGAGTAGACCACTATGAACACACCAGGTTTTATCCGCTTATTCAAATAGGCGAAAATGTTTCAATAGAACAGAATGTACACTTAACCTGTGCTGATAAAATTATTATTGGGAGTAATACAGCAATTGCCTCCAATGTTACTATTACAGATATTAACCATTGTTATACAGATATAAATTTACCGCCCGAAAAACAACCTTTACAAGTTAACGCGGTAACTATCGGCACTAATTGTAAAATTTATAATAATGCTGTTATACTACCAGGTACAATTTTAGGTACTCATAATATAGTAGGTGCCAATTCAGTTGTTAGCGGAGTATTTCCTGACTATTGTGTTATCGCGGGCGCGCCGGCAAAAATCGTAAAAAGGCATAACCCTTCCACAAAAAATTGGGAAAAAGTTAATCAAAGCGGGGAATTTATAAATTAA
- a CDS encoding NAD-dependent epimerase/dehydratase family protein: MKILITGGAGFIGSNLALSLLKENHEITILDNLSAQIHGDEPDKTSPLYNSIKNEVNFIKGSVTSKTDWEKAINDNEVIVHFAAETGTGQSMYEIARYTEVNIQGTALMLDILANSNHHVKKVVIASSRSIYGEGKYYAEDLNEYVYPEHRTSGFMDKGYFDVKYPGCEKELKLVATDENSKIHPSSVYGITKQNQEQLVMTVCPTIGIAPVAFRYQNVYGPGQSLTNPYTGILSIFSTLIKNGKPINIFEDGLESRDFVFIDDVVNATYLGITKEAANNGIFNVGTGVAIDVLTVAKTLVEKYNIDVPLNITGNYRLGDIRHNYADIEKIGKTLGFKPSVSFNKGIGAFTDWVNKQEIGLGKYEQSLAEMKQKGLFK; the protein is encoded by the coding sequence ATGAAAATACTTATTACAGGTGGAGCTGGATTTATAGGCAGTAACCTGGCTTTAAGTTTACTAAAAGAAAATCACGAGATAACAATATTAGATAATCTTTCTGCCCAAATTCATGGCGATGAACCGGATAAAACTTCGCCCTTGTATAACTCAATCAAAAATGAAGTCAATTTTATTAAAGGAAGCGTTACTTCAAAAACCGATTGGGAAAAAGCTATAAACGATAATGAAGTAATAGTACATTTTGCTGCCGAAACGGGCACAGGCCAGTCAATGTATGAGATTGCGCGGTATACCGAGGTAAATATACAGGGCACTGCTTTAATGCTCGATATTTTAGCCAACAGTAACCATCATGTTAAAAAAGTGGTTATAGCCTCCTCCCGCTCAATTTACGGCGAAGGAAAATACTATGCTGAAGACCTGAATGAATACGTTTACCCTGAACACCGGACATCCGGATTTATGGATAAAGGCTACTTTGATGTAAAATACCCCGGTTGCGAAAAAGAGCTTAAACTGGTAGCTACCGATGAAAACTCGAAAATCCATCCCTCCTCCGTTTATGGCATTACAAAGCAAAACCAGGAGCAACTGGTCATGACGGTTTGCCCTACTATTGGAATAGCACCGGTTGCCTTCAGGTATCAAAATGTGTACGGCCCCGGCCAGTCATTAACCAACCCTTACACCGGGATACTCTCTATATTTTCAACATTAATCAAAAACGGTAAGCCTATAAATATTTTTGAGGATGGATTGGAAAGCCGGGACTTTGTGTTTATAGATGATGTTGTAAATGCCACTTATTTGGGTATAACAAAAGAAGCGGCCAATAACGGAATTTTTAACGTGGGAACCGGTGTTGCTATTGATGTGCTGACTGTGGCGAAAACGCTGGTCGAAAAATATAATATTGACGTGCCCTTAAATATTACCGGCAACTACCGGTTGGGCGATATAAGACACAATTACGCCGATATTGAAAAGATTGGAAAAACGCTTGGATTTAAGCCATCAGTAAGTTTTAACAAAGGAATAGGTGCATTTACCGATTGGGTAAACAAGCAGGAAATAGGTTTAGGCAAATATGAACAATCGCTTGCCGAAATGAAACAAAAAGGATTATTTAAATAA
- a CDS encoding CatB-related O-acetyltransferase, producing the protein MLKDYVDYSFFTNPMGEYFKWLIKKAYYQAKYWGSHLRIGYKSKVSNTIFGKYNWIVNDVIIENSILGDFSYISSGSVILEAEIGKFCSIGPNVRIAPGKHPTNIIVSTHPAIYSNPSYCLMNFSKTDKHNPYRKVKVGNDVWICANVVISDGVIIGDGAVIAANSVVTKNVEPYSIVGGVPAKHIRYRFEKNQIDYLLNNKWWEKDIKWLKEHAHTLWDIDDYLKSN; encoded by the coding sequence ATGTTAAAAGATTACGTTGATTACAGTTTTTTTACTAATCCAATGGGTGAATACTTTAAGTGGTTGATAAAAAAAGCATATTATCAAGCTAAATATTGGGGAAGCCATTTAAGGATAGGCTATAAAAGCAAGGTGTCAAACACAATATTCGGCAAGTATAACTGGATTGTTAATGATGTAATTATTGAAAATTCCATTTTAGGCGATTTCTCTTACATTTCCAGTGGGTCTGTGATCCTTGAGGCTGAAATTGGAAAGTTTTGTTCAATTGGCCCCAATGTAAGGATAGCCCCCGGAAAGCACCCTACGAATATAATTGTGAGTACACATCCCGCTATTTATTCTAATCCATCATATTGTTTAATGAATTTTTCAAAAACCGACAAACACAACCCCTATCGTAAGGTTAAGGTCGGGAATGATGTTTGGATATGCGCAAATGTTGTAATTTCTGATGGTGTCATCATTGGTGACGGGGCTGTTATTGCTGCCAACTCAGTCGTTACCAAAAATGTCGAGCCGTATTCCATCGTTGGCGGCGTTCCTGCCAAACATATCAGATATAGGTTTGAAAAAAATCAGATAGACTACCTCTTAAATAACAAATGGTGGGAAAAGGATATTAAATGGTTAAAGGAACACGCCCATACTTTGTGGGATATTGATGATTATCTCAAATCTAACTAA
- a CDS encoding SDR family oxidoreductase has product MEQKQQAAGGMLKEDALKGKTIIITGGGTGLGKAMGTYFLQLGANLVITSRKLDVLKQTAAEMEAATGGKVLAVACDVRKYEEVENMLNESVKVFGGVDALLNNAAGNFISPTERLSANAFSAIIDIVLKGSVNCALALGKYWISKKRPGNIINIVTTYAFTGSAYVVPSACAKGGVLAMTRSLAVEWGRHGIRCNAIAPGPFPTKGAWDRLLPGEMAEKFDFKNRVPLKRVGEHQELANLAAFLVSDFSGYINGEVITIDGGEWLQGAGQFNALEMVPDKMWDSIEQATRKA; this is encoded by the coding sequence ATGGAACAAAAACAGCAAGCTGCCGGTGGCATGTTAAAAGAGGATGCCCTGAAGGGAAAAACCATCATTATAACTGGCGGAGGCACCGGTTTGGGCAAAGCCATGGGCACTTATTTTTTACAACTAGGGGCCAATTTGGTAATCACCAGCCGTAAACTGGATGTGTTAAAACAAACCGCCGCCGAAATGGAAGCTGCCACAGGCGGAAAAGTATTGGCCGTTGCCTGTGATGTGCGCAAGTATGAGGAAGTTGAAAACATGCTCAACGAGTCCGTTAAAGTTTTTGGGGGCGTTGACGCCCTGCTGAATAACGCTGCGGGTAACTTTATCTCACCTACCGAGCGTTTGTCGGCAAACGCATTTTCAGCTATCATTGATATTGTGTTAAAGGGATCGGTGAATTGCGCGCTGGCCCTGGGCAAATATTGGATCAGCAAAAAAAGACCGGGTAATATCATCAATATCGTAACTACCTATGCCTTTACCGGATCAGCTTATGTGGTGCCATCAGCTTGCGCAAAAGGCGGCGTTTTGGCCATGACCAGGTCGCTGGCGGTTGAGTGGGGCCGGCACGGCATCCGCTGCAATGCGATAGCGCCCGGGCCTTTCCCTACAAAGGGCGCCTGGGACCGTTTATTGCCCGGCGAAATGGCAGAAAAATTTGATTTTAAAAACCGCGTTCCACTAAAACGCGTTGGCGAACACCAGGAACTGGCTAACCTGGCAGCTTTCCTTGTTTCCGATTTTTCGGGCTATATTAATGGCGAGGTGATCACGATTGATGGCGGCGAATGGCTGCAGGGAGCCGGTCAGTTTAACGCACTTGAAATGGTACCTGATAAAATGTGGGACAGCATTGAGCAAGCAACCCGGAAAGCATAA
- a CDS encoding class I SAM-dependent methyltransferase, with translation MKKNFWENFAKADAEYYILTENPYPSDTKAGRTYFFDSGEQLTENLLKDVKEHIDFKGTVCEIGCGVGRLLIPHAKLFNGAVGVDISQTMLNKLMDNGKEFKVKNITPYLPSERWYNNAFSYVYSFIVFQHIENFEIIRDYILKIAGSLQKDGIAQLHFDTRKQSFSYILRNALPDFILPRTQRKGIRRIRRNADDLKKIFNDASLTLLKESGPGSEEHIFILQKNF, from the coding sequence ATGAAAAAAAACTTTTGGGAAAACTTCGCAAAAGCGGATGCTGAATATTACATCCTTACTGAAAATCCCTACCCTTCTGATACAAAAGCAGGGAGAACGTATTTTTTCGATTCGGGTGAGCAACTTACTGAAAACCTTTTAAAGGATGTTAAGGAACACATTGATTTTAAGGGTACAGTTTGCGAAATCGGATGTGGTGTTGGCAGGTTATTGATCCCACACGCCAAATTGTTTAATGGGGCAGTAGGGGTTGATATTTCCCAAACGATGTTGAATAAACTTATGGATAACGGCAAAGAATTTAAAGTAAAAAATATAACGCCTTATTTGCCGTCGGAGCGATGGTACAACAATGCCTTTTCCTACGTATATTCATTTATAGTGTTTCAACATATTGAAAACTTTGAAATTATCAGGGATTATATATTAAAAATAGCCGGTTCGCTCCAAAAAGACGGGATCGCTCAGCTGCATTTTGATACACGCAAACAATCTTTCAGTTACATTTTACGAAATGCATTGCCTGATTTCATTTTACCCAGGACACAAAGAAAAGGGATTCGCCGGATCAGGAGGAACGCTGATGATCTTAAAAAGATTTTTAATGATGCATCACTAACATTACTAAAAGAATCCGGACCCGGCTCCGAAGAACACATATTTATTTTACAGAAAAATTTCTGA
- a CDS encoding Wzz/FepE/Etk N-terminal domain-containing protein produces MNQGDQEKKINNSHEISVKDILMNIHSAIRFLKSKWLVILICAILGGATGLIYSIFKKPQYRAVYTFVLEENEKGGLGQYANLASIAGIDLGSGGGDIFQGENILELYKSRTMIETALLSTAVFNGKTQKLIDRYVEFNKLRKKWDEKAQLKGINFNGDPAHFNRQQDSIIIDLVLKFNNEVLSVVKPDKKLSIIEVNVFSHDELFAKEFADNIVSTVNSFYVQTKTKKLLQNVGVMQKQADSVKSVLNKSISGVAEAVDASPNANPLMSVLRTSSQKKQVDVQASTAIYAELVKNLELSKIQLRKETPLIQAIDMPLLPLFVSKLGKIKAIIIGFILAMFLSACWLLFKKLLASFKWK; encoded by the coding sequence ATGAACCAGGGAGACCAGGAAAAGAAAATAAATAACTCGCACGAAATATCTGTTAAAGATATTTTAATGAACATACATTCGGCTATACGGTTCCTTAAAAGCAAATGGCTAGTCATTCTGATTTGCGCAATTTTGGGGGGTGCAACAGGTCTTATTTACTCCATTTTTAAAAAGCCGCAATACAGGGCGGTTTATACTTTTGTTCTTGAGGAAAACGAAAAAGGAGGATTAGGCCAATATGCAAATTTAGCATCAATCGCCGGTATTGACCTGGGTTCAGGCGGAGGCGATATTTTTCAGGGTGAAAATATTCTCGAATTATACAAATCGCGCACGATGATAGAAACAGCATTGCTCAGCACCGCTGTTTTTAATGGAAAAACTCAAAAACTTATCGACCGGTACGTGGAATTTAATAAACTCCGCAAAAAATGGGACGAAAAAGCACAACTTAAGGGTATCAATTTTAATGGAGATCCCGCACATTTTAATCGTCAGCAGGATAGTATAATTATTGATTTAGTATTAAAATTTAATAATGAGGTATTAAGCGTAGTAAAGCCCGATAAAAAATTGAGCATTATAGAGGTCAACGTATTCTCACACGACGAATTATTTGCAAAAGAGTTTGCCGATAATATAGTTAGTACAGTAAATAGTTTTTATGTGCAAACCAAAACAAAAAAACTATTGCAAAATGTAGGTGTTATGCAAAAGCAAGCCGACAGTGTAAAATCAGTGCTCAACAAGTCAATATCGGGCGTCGCGGAGGCTGTAGATGCATCTCCAAATGCCAATCCATTAATGTCAGTTTTGCGGACCTCTTCTCAAAAAAAGCAGGTTGATGTTCAGGCAAGCACGGCAATTTACGCTGAACTTGTAAAAAACCTGGAACTCTCAAAAATACAACTCCGGAAAGAAACGCCTTTGATACAAGCTATCGATATGCCTTTATTACCTTTGTTTGTAAGCAAATTGGGGAAAATTAAAGCTATTATAATTGGATTTATTTTAGCGATGTTTTTATCGGCATGCTGGTTGTTATTTAAAAAGTTATTAGCAAGTTTTAAATGGAAATAA
- a CDS encoding glycosyltransferase family 2 protein, producing the protein MAKVSLVTVLFNSDGVLDGFLKSLSIQSFTDYHLYMIDNTANNNTDKLLKELTNSYGINNYTHIKNPDNAGIARGNNQGIDLSLNAGAAYTLLLNNDIEFSQPFLLEAIVSHADKYAEPIITPKIFFYDDKKVWMAGGRFSIYKGTSIHVGEGSDDGPLYDNEAYFDYAPTCFMLINNSVFGKVGIMDEKYFVYYDDTDFMYRACQQGYKVKLLPQLHVYHKVSSLTGGGESLFTIYYGIRNRIYFISKNFKGFNYVFAMLFTLTTRIFKYLRYDKQQRKKLLNGITAGFELLK; encoded by the coding sequence ATGGCAAAGGTATCTTTAGTTACTGTATTATTTAACAGCGATGGCGTTTTGGATGGCTTTTTAAAAAGCCTGTCGATACAAAGTTTTACGGATTATCATCTATATATGATTGATAACACCGCTAACAACAATACCGATAAGCTTTTAAAGGAGCTAACAAATAGCTATGGTATAAATAATTATACACATATAAAAAACCCTGATAATGCGGGCATAGCACGTGGCAACAACCAGGGGATCGATTTATCATTAAACGCGGGCGCTGCTTATACTTTGTTATTGAACAACGACATTGAATTTTCGCAGCCCTTTTTACTTGAAGCTATCGTATCACATGCCGATAAATACGCCGAACCAATTATCACCCCTAAAATATTTTTTTATGATGATAAGAAGGTTTGGATGGCGGGCGGCAGGTTTTCAATTTATAAAGGTACATCCATTCATGTGGGCGAAGGCAGCGACGACGGGCCGCTTTATGACAATGAAGCATACTTTGATTATGCGCCAACCTGTTTTATGCTCATTAATAATTCGGTGTTCGGAAAAGTTGGTATAATGGATGAAAAATACTTTGTTTATTATGACGATACTGATTTTATGTACAGGGCTTGTCAACAAGGATACAAAGTAAAATTGTTGCCCCAATTGCATGTCTATCATAAAGTAAGTTCACTCACCGGCGGGGGCGAATCTTTATTTACTATTTATTATGGTATTCGTAACCGGATATATTTTATAAGCAAAAACTTTAAAGGGTTTAATTATGTTTTTGCTATGCTGTTTACTTTAACTACCCGGATTTTCAAATATTTAAGGTACGATAAACAACAAAGAAAAAAACTTTTAAACGGCATAACTGCGGGGTTTGAATTATTAAAGTAG
- a CDS encoding lipopolysaccharide biosynthesis protein: MEIKKRLVLLNVITSGGQVVFIGLVYFLLYKYLLSKLGVELLGVWSVVLSTSSLANLANFGVADSVIRFVALFTAEKDDLKIKQLIFTSTIFLTVLFILIAAIIYPFADLILTGVLPAKYIKQGLSILPYSLICLVINAVNGIYASVLDGMQRNYIRNMIFSASSILLLVGTYVLVPLFHLKGVAFAQVGQSIFTAITCLTLIVFRLKYNPFKWNWSKVIFKQIFSYGMKFQFISLAAMVNEPIIKILLGKFGGMAFAGYYEMANRLLSQARGVIVSATQSLVPVLVNVSKGDVPIFYKRVFSNVVFFSLAVVCIIVPAGRLISFYWIGHYEHVFYVTLVLLAFSTFINLLITPSYFYYIAKANLNILIKTHLMLSFSNVLIGAIVGYFFGGYGVVCGWFLATIIGSFYLMTFFNKDHDIVFKTLIMASDVYYFIVLISIVLINVFFFKSNFKIIDPIVLLIIISITVYYFMKYKFAEIRRT; the protein is encoded by the coding sequence ATGGAAATAAAAAAAAGACTTGTTTTATTAAATGTTATTACCTCAGGCGGCCAGGTTGTTTTTATAGGATTGGTTTATTTCCTGTTATATAAATATCTTTTATCAAAGCTTGGTGTCGAGCTATTGGGGGTTTGGTCAGTGGTATTATCAACATCATCGCTTGCAAACCTTGCAAATTTCGGCGTGGCCGATTCTGTGATCAGGTTTGTTGCTTTATTTACTGCGGAAAAAGATGATTTAAAAATCAAGCAACTGATCTTCACTTCAACCATTTTTTTAACTGTTTTATTCATACTGATCGCTGCAATAATTTATCCCTTTGCCGATTTGATTTTAACAGGCGTTTTGCCTGCTAAGTATATAAAGCAAGGTCTTAGCATTTTGCCTTATTCCTTGATTTGTTTGGTTATAAATGCTGTAAACGGTATTTATGCTTCAGTACTGGACGGCATGCAAAGAAATTATATCCGCAATATGATATTTAGTGCTTCATCAATTCTCCTGTTAGTGGGCACCTACGTATTAGTCCCTTTATTTCATTTAAAAGGAGTAGCTTTCGCCCAGGTAGGCCAGTCGATTTTTACTGCAATAACATGTTTAACACTCATCGTTTTCCGATTGAAATATAACCCCTTTAAATGGAATTGGAGCAAGGTTATCTTTAAGCAAATATTTAGTTACGGGATGAAATTCCAGTTTATTTCATTAGCGGCAATGGTAAATGAGCCCATAATTAAAATTTTATTGGGCAAATTTGGAGGTATGGCGTTTGCAGGCTATTACGAAATGGCTAACCGGTTGTTGTCACAAGCCAGGGGAGTAATTGTTAGCGCCACACAAAGTTTAGTCCCTGTATTGGTAAATGTGTCAAAGGGCGACGTGCCCATATTCTATAAAAGGGTTTTTTCCAACGTCGTATTTTTCTCATTAGCTGTTGTCTGTATTATAGTGCCGGCAGGCAGGTTAATTTCTTTTTATTGGATAGGCCATTACGAACATGTATTTTATGTTACCCTGGTATTGCTGGCATTCAGTACGTTTATTAATTTGCTTATCACGCCATCCTATTTCTACTATATCGCTAAAGCTAATTTAAACATCCTTATTAAAACACATTTGATGCTAAGCTTTTCAAATGTGTTGATTGGCGCCATAGTCGGGTATTTTTTTGGAGGATATGGCGTGGTGTGCGGCTGGTTTTTAGCAACAATTATCGGGTCATTTTACCTCATGACTTTCTTTAACAAAGACCACGACATAGTTTTTAAAACGCTAATCATGGCAAGCGATGTTTATTATTTTATAGTACTCATTAGTATCGTTTTAATAAACGTTTTCTTCTTCAAGTCTAATTTTAAAATCATTGATCCGATTGTCTTGTTAATTATTATATCAATTACAGTATATTATTTTATGAAATATAAATTTGCTGAAATCCGTCGCACATGA
- a CDS encoding SLBB domain-containing protein: protein MKYLKFTLIVAILFICCIITIPGFAQSIPQNLSGVNISDLTDAQIQQIIQQAQASGLSDSQLVQQAQNRGLTADQVQLLQQRIADYRKTHNAPPGDDTTQNQPRRLNYQQDTSNRPKRVNAAQMAAHSRIFGADLFRNGNLTFEPNLHMATPVNYVLGPDDQVDINVYGNSLINWKLNVSPEGNINIPGIGLLNVSGKTIEQATASIKSKLAANNYAIGRGTSVQVNLGNIRSIKVIIVGEVQKPGTYTLPSLATVFNALYSAGGPNDKGSFRQIEVIRNNHVVRRLDIYDFLVKGETRDNIGLQDQDIIRVPTYKVRVEMDGMVKTPALFEVLPGESLHDVIRFAGGFADEAYTAIVKVSQISDQQRRITDVPESDYNNYIPLRGDIYTVGSIINRFENRVTINGAVFRPGQFELQKGLTLSQLIAKAAGLKEDAFMGTGTITRLKPDNSSEIISFNLADVVNKTAPDILLQREDVVNISSIFDLRDKYIVSIKGDVRRSGDFAYADSMSVEDLIIQAGGFVTGASPKRIEVARRVNDSDPKSKSSKVADVFSIDVDADLKNGKVNFKLKPFDIVSVYSLPGYENQRTVKVEGEVLYPGYYTIQQKNEKVSDIIVRAGGLTASADAEGGTLKRDNIAILGIDKYKTDTTGIAKERVDRLKRLKVAYKDSTSNENLQFRNDYVGIDLPAILKKPGTGIDLILEDGDVIRIPKQEQVVRVNGEVLYPSAIVYNKNKTFDGYVYNAGGYSPEALRHGAYVVYPNGTVKGTRKFLFFNNHPAVKPGSEIYVPKKPVRRGLSPTELIGITSGLASIAAVILGIISLHK from the coding sequence ATGAAATATTTAAAATTCACTTTAATAGTAGCTATACTTTTTATTTGTTGTATAATCACCATTCCGGGTTTTGCCCAAAGCATCCCGCAAAACCTCTCGGGGGTAAATATTAGTGACCTTACTGACGCCCAGATTCAGCAAATCATTCAGCAAGCCCAGGCATCAGGCTTAAGTGACAGCCAGTTGGTCCAACAGGCGCAAAACAGGGGACTAACGGCTGACCAGGTTCAACTTCTTCAGCAACGTATTGCCGATTACCGGAAAACGCATAATGCGCCGCCGGGGGATGATACCACTCAAAATCAGCCCAGGAGGCTCAATTATCAGCAGGATACCTCTAACAGGCCAAAAAGGGTGAATGCCGCGCAAATGGCCGCCCATTCGAGAATCTTTGGCGCCGATCTTTTCAGAAATGGGAATCTAACATTCGAGCCGAATTTACACATGGCCACCCCGGTAAATTACGTACTTGGCCCTGACGACCAGGTGGATATAAATGTTTATGGCAACTCATTGATCAACTGGAAATTGAATGTTTCGCCAGAGGGCAACATTAATATCCCCGGAATTGGTTTACTGAATGTTTCGGGCAAAACCATTGAACAGGCTACCGCGTCCATCAAAAGCAAATTGGCGGCAAACAATTACGCCATTGGCCGCGGCACCAGTGTGCAGGTGAATTTAGGGAACATCAGGAGCATTAAAGTTATTATAGTAGGCGAAGTGCAAAAACCCGGTACTTATACCCTCCCTTCGTTGGCTACCGTGTTTAATGCCTTGTATTCCGCTGGAGGGCCAAACGATAAGGGCTCATTCAGGCAGATCGAAGTGATCAGGAATAACCACGTTGTAAGGCGGCTTGACATTTATGATTTTTTAGTTAAAGGCGAAACCAGGGATAACATAGGCTTGCAGGACCAGGATATTATACGCGTGCCCACCTATAAGGTAAGGGTTGAAATGGACGGAATGGTAAAAACCCCGGCATTGTTTGAAGTTCTGCCCGGCGAAAGCCTCCATGATGTGATCAGGTTTGCCGGCGGCTTTGCGGATGAAGCCTATACGGCCATCGTAAAAGTCTCGCAGATAAGCGATCAGCAACGCCGGATAACAGATGTGCCCGAAAGCGATTACAATAACTATATACCGCTTCGCGGCGACATTTATACGGTGGGAAGTATCATTAACCGTTTTGAAAACCGCGTTACTATAAATGGCGCGGTTTTCAGGCCAGGACAGTTTGAGTTGCAAAAAGGATTAACCTTATCGCAACTGATCGCAAAAGCGGCGGGATTAAAAGAAGATGCGTTTATGGGTACAGGCACCATTACCCGGCTTAAACCAGATAACAGCTCAGAAATTATATCCTTCAATTTAGCAGATGTGGTCAACAAAACAGCTCCAGATATACTTTTACAGCGGGAGGACGTAGTTAACATCTCTTCTATATTTGACCTGCGCGATAAATATATCGTATCAATTAAAGGTGATGTAAGGCGTTCAGGAGATTTTGCGTACGCCGACAGCATGAGTGTGGAGGATTTGATCATACAAGCCGGCGGCTTTGTAACCGGCGCCAGCCCCAAACGAATAGAGGTTGCCCGCAGAGTGAATGACAGCGACCCGAAATCAAAAAGCAGCAAAGTTGCCGATGTTTTTAGTATTGACGTTGATGCCGACTTAAAAAACGGTAAGGTTAATTTTAAATTAAAGCCGTTTGATATTGTTTCAGTTTACTCATTACCCGGCTATGAGAACCAAAGAACGGTAAAAGTTGAAGGTGAAGTGCTGTATCCCGGTTATTACACTATCCAGCAGAAAAACGAAAAAGTATCAGACATCATCGTGCGTGCAGGTGGTTTAACCGCGTCAGCAGACGCTGAAGGCGGAACGTTAAAAAGAGATAACATTGCCATTTTGGGCATTGATAAGTATAAAACGGATACTACCGGCATAGCGAAGGAACGCGTTGACCGTTTAAAAAGACTAAAGGTGGCTTACAAAGATTCCACATCAAATGAAAACCTGCAGTTTAGAAATGACTATGTCGGCATTGACCTGCCGGCTATACTTAAAAAGCCGGGCACGGGTATTGACCTGATATTGGAGGATGGTGACGTTATCAGGATACCCAAACAGGAACAAGTGGTTAGGGTAAATGGCGAAGTACTTTATCCGAGCGCCATCGTTTACAATAAAAATAAAACTTTTGACGGCTATGTTTATAATGCAGGAGGTTATTCGCCTGAAGCTTTAAGACACGGGGCCTATGTAGTTTACCCTAACGGCACTGTAAAAGGCACCAGAAAATTCCTGTTTTTTAATAATCACCCGGCTGTAAAACCCGGAAGTGAGATCTATGTTCCCAAAAAACCGGTAAGGCGCGGCCTCTCACCAACAGAGCTTATTGGTATTACATCAGGGCTTGCTTCAATAGCTGCAGTAATTTTAGGAATCATCAGCCTGCATAAATAA